The following coding sequences lie in one Trichoderma breve strain T069 chromosome 1, whole genome shotgun sequence genomic window:
- a CDS encoding tRNA synthetases class I (M) domain-containing protein produces the protein MLSLRPRAISGLRRAQPRLASPSGWICSGCRTNLAAVQRWNSSQSSAGSSSEKPYYITTPIFYVNAAPHIGHLYTMVVTDVIKRWQQIKGKEAFMCTGTDEHGMKIQRAATKNGMEPKEFCDVNSNKFRELATMANISNDFFIRTTDQDHKDVVAQIWLHLKHATPESLGLYKGSHEGWYCVSDECFYPEDLVRPSIAPQTGKKIMVSTETDNEVEWIKEETWFFPLTKYKDALLKIYDENPGWIKPAHRMAEARDWIENHLEDLSVTRPASRLNWGVADPEDKSQTIYVWVDALINYLTKAGYGSKWHSAKEDMGLWPANLQVIGKDILRFHTIYWPALLLALGLPVSQGFLCHNHWTMSNRKMSKSLGNVVNPIFAIQRWGIDPLRYFLMRNASLHKDMSYSNQLIGTVYVKELQANIGNLFYRIAKPKASVRWSTLEAVTAYRKGDLNIWADNHGANDVDAMYFSLEGHLAEKPVAFAKEMDDYDTSAAIREVFELLRETNRYVSDTKPWDLVKLQGAESRVLLNWVIYNSAEALRIAGILLQPIMPTKASELLDALGVRPDRRTVEFAVKGKDADYGTESTPAEPAPRMSKWDTIFPPTPSADLSDDELTEHLRVALLDKTRNKMNQMAELLAMEARMGEEAVAKLLAETHAAKVGAHQS, from the exons ATGCTCTCGCTAAGACCGCGGGCCATTTCCGGGCTGCGACGAGCTCAGCCTCGGCTGGCCTCGCCGTCTGGCTGGATTTGCTCTGGCTGCCGAACAAATCTCGCTGCTGTGCAACGCTGGAACAGCTCTCAAAGCTCTGCGGGGTCTTCAAGCGAGAAGCCGTATTATATCACAACTCCAATCTTTTATGTCAATGCTG CTCCTCATATTGGCCACCTTTATACTATGGTAGTCACAGATGTCATCAAGCGCTGGCAGCAAATTAAAGGCAAGGAAGCTTTTATGTGTACCGGAACGGATGAGCACGGAATGAAAATTCAGAGAGCCGCTACCAAGAATGGAATGGAGCCGAAAGAGTTTTGTGATGTCAATTCAAACAAATTTCGAGAACTGGCGACTATGGCAAACATCTCCAACGATTTCTTCATCCGGACAACTGACCAGGACCACAAGGACGTGGTAGCCCAGATCTGGTTACATCTCAAGCATGCGACGCCTGAAAGCTTGGGGCTGTATAAAGGTTCTCACGAAGGATGGTATTGTGTAAGCGACGAGTGCTTCTATCCCGAGGACTTGGTCAGACCTAGTATTGCGCCCCAAACCGGAAAGAAGATCATGGTGAGCACCGAGACGGACAACGAGGTGGAGTGGATCAAGGAAGAAACCTGGTTCTTCCCCTTGACGAAATACAAAGATGCTTTATTGAAGATATATGATGAGAACCCTGGGTGGATCAAGCCAGCTCATCGCATGGCAGAGGCGAGGGACTGGATAGAAAACCATCTTGAAGATTTATCCGTTACCAGGCCCGCCTCTAGGCTCAACTGGGGCGTAGCAGACCCCGAGGATAAGAGTCAGACCATCTATGTCTGGGTTGATGCTCTTATCAATTACCTTACCAAAGCAGGGTACGGAAGCAAGTGGCACTCGGCAAAGGAAGACATGGGACTCTGGCCAGCCAACCTGCAGGTTATTGGAAAGGATATTCTGCGTTTTCACACAATCTACTGGCCTGCCTTGCTCCTTGCCCTAGGCTTACCTGTTTCGCAAGGCTTCCTCTGTCACAACCACTGGACCATGTCTAATCGTAAGATGTCAAAGTCACTGGGCAACGTTGTCAAtcccatctttgccatccaACGATGGGGTATTGATCCCCTACGATATTTCCTCATGCGAAACGCCAGTCTCCACAAGGATATGAGTTACTCCAACCAGCTGATTGGTACAGTCTACGTCAAAGAGCTACAGGCGAACATTGGCAATCTCTTTTATAGAATCGCAAAGCCAAAGGCGTCAGTCAGGTGGTCGACTCTCGAAGCCGTGACTGCATATCGCAAGGGAGATTTGAATATCTGGGCCGATAACCATGGCGCAAACGATGTTGATGCGATGTACTTTAGCTTAGAAGGTCACCTGGCTGAGAAACCCGTGGCCTTTGCTAAAGAAATGGATGACTACGATACGAGCGCCGCGATACGCGAGGTTTTCGAATTGTTGCGAGAG ACAAACCGTTACGTTTCCGATACGAAGCCTTGGGATTTGGTCAAGCTTCAAGGTGCAGAATCCCGGGTGTTGCTGAACTGGGTCATCTATAACAGTGCGGAAGCATTGCGCATTGCCGGCATCCTGCTCCAGCCCATCATGCCAACGAAAGCATCAGAATTGTTGGATGCTTTAGGAGTTCGACCCGATAGGCGCACCGTTGAGTTTGCCGTCAAGGGGAAGGATGCTGATTACGGTACCGAGTCCAcgccagcagagccagcgCCTCGAATGAGTAAATGGGACACGATTTTCCCACCAACCCCCAGTGCAGACCTCTCAGATGATGAACTTACAGAGCACTTGAGGGTAGCGTTGCTGGACAAGACTAGAAACAAGATGAACCAGATGGCTGAActgttggcgatggaggcGCGAATGGGCGAGGAGGCAGtcgccaagctgctggccgaGACACATGCAGCCAAGGTCGGCGCACACCAGTCGTAA
- a CDS encoding acetyltransferase (GNAT) domain-containing protein produces MKINQTISISTSKALLVPYEAHHVLTYHEWMKDPAIQEATASEPMTLEEEYENQESWRTSHDKLTFIVCEPLSGAASDEARQIKAQVDDSPDKMKGDINFFLYLADEDDDDEVAEPRESSTIRLTGEVDVMIANTQHRGKGVGEAAVRSILAYIRRNLPEILNEYAQGEKLDVEKVQLVGLMAKIKQENTGSRALFKKLGFKQEGEANYFGEVKMVIDWKESESEDMAEGLEYRELERYQLHTQYVPTTRRPPANPKPPKFQHHLNLETSKPSIATSKQTPTNSLQTALDTLSIEFAGIFQNEFHRPPRAATPRPAHFRPLATDIHMPLSSPSYIDLNFPPQQLLHALPHSVTDSSNLTGIRSRPRAHGGSILASRPARTAAALRAPKYHERPHEAGAEAETWVAEEDEE; encoded by the exons ATGAAAATCAATCAGACGATAT CGATTTCAACGAGCAAAGCCTTGCTGGTGCCATATGAAGCCCACCATGTTCTCACTTACCATGAGTGGATGAAAGACCCA GCAATTCAAGAGGCCACTGCGTCAGAACCTATGACattggaagaagaatatgAAAACCAAGAGTCATGGCGGACATCTCATGATAAACTGACCTTTATTGTCTGCGAGCCATTAAGCGGGGCGGCAAGCGATGAAGCACGACAAATCAAGGCTCAAGTCGACGATTCACCCGACAAAATGAAAGGAGACATCAACTTTTTCCTCTATCTAgctgacgaggacgatgatgacgaggttgCCGAGCCAAGAGAGAGCAGCACGATACGTCTGACAGGCGAAGTAGACGTCATGATAGCAAATACGCAGCATCGCGGGAAAGGCGTGGGAGAAGCCGCAGTGCGATCAATATTGGCATACATACGGAGAAATCTACCGGAAATACTGAATGAATATGCACAaggcgagaagctggacgTGGAGAAGGTACAGCTAGTTGGAttgatggccaagattaAGCAGGAGAATACGGGAAGCAGGGCGCTGTTTAAGAAGCTGGGGTTCAAGCAGGAGGGGGAGGCGAATTACTTTGGGGaagtgaagatggtgattgACTGGaaggagagtgagagtgaggaCATGGCCGAGGGTTTGGAGTATCGAGAGCTGGA GCGCTACCAACTGCACACACAGTACGTACCCACCACCCGCCGACCGCCCGCCAATCCGAAGCCTCCAAAATTTCAACACCATCTCAACCTCGAAACCTCGAAACCATCCATCGCAACATCCAAACAAACCCCCACCAATTCGCTCCAGACAGCACTCGACACCCTCTCCATCGAGTTCGCTGGAATCTTCCAAAATGAATTCCATCGTCCGCCTCGCGCGGCCACTCCTCGCCCCGCGCATTTCCGCCCTCTCGCAACG gACATACACatgcctctctcctctccgtccTACATTGACCTCAACTTTCCGCCCCAACAACTCCTTCACGCCCTCCCTCACAGCGTCACCGACAGCAGCAACCTCACCGGAATCCGCAGCAGACCTCGTGCCCACGGCGGCAGTATCCTCGCATCCCGCCCTGCAAGGACTGCAGCTGCGCTTCGGGCCCCGAAATACCATGAACGGCCACACGAGGCTGGTGCAGAAGCGGAGACATGGGTGgctgaagaggacgaggagtaA